In Helianthus annuus cultivar XRQ/B chromosome 3, HanXRQr2.0-SUNRISE, whole genome shotgun sequence, a single window of DNA contains:
- the LOC110930924 gene encoding anthocyanidin 3-O-glucosyltransferase 2-like has product MHNITKTCLNFITNARYLISSNKPNSLTKTKMANMVAKLVFIPAPGLGHIMSTIEIAKLFVNRDQRFSITVLVIKPPSSGSGSTITTYIESLAKNNTDRISFVELPQQEIAPPSDSKGPLASYNEFIKSHCKYVKNIVADMISQTGSGQVAGFVIDMFCTCMIDVANEFDVATYVFFTSNASFLGFKFFIQTFNDEQNQDVVELGHSDTEITVPTFVKPMPTKVFPTVFQTRETVDIVLSAVRRMRDVKAIIVNSFLEVETHAIESLSADNTIPPVYPVGPILNLEGGTGGGGKPLDDDVIKWLDNQPPSSVIFLCFGSMGNFDEVQVKEIARALEQSGVRFVWSLRKPPPDKTSHVTIEYEDFRVVLPEGFLERTVGIGKVIGWAPQVAVLGHRAVGGFVSHCGWNSLLESLWFSVPVATWPMYAEQQINAFEMVVELGLSVEIKLDYKRDSFIPMAESVVVPAEEIETGIGRLMEDDLVRAKVKKMSEKSRSTVLEGGSSYAYFGSLIQDLITNIS; this is encoded by the coding sequence ATGCATAACATCACCAAAACTTGTCTCAACTTTATAACCAATGCTAGATATCTAATATCTTCAAACAAACCAAACTCATTAACCAAAACAAAAATGGCAAATATGGTTGCAAAGCTCGTGTTCATCCCAGCCCCTGGCCTTGGTCATATCATGTCAACCATCGAGATCGCAAAGTTATTTGTGAATCGAGATCAACGTTTTTCCATAACGGTCCTAGTCATCAAGCCTCCTAGCTCCGGTTCTGGCTCGACTATCACCACTTACATTGAATCGTTAGCTAAAAACAACACGGATCGCATATCCTTCGTTGAACTCCCTCAACAGGAAATTGCGCCACCGAGTGACTCAAAAGGTCCCTTGGCTTCTTACAATGAGTTCATCAAAAGTCATTGCAAATATGTGAAAAACATTGTGGCTGACATGATAAGccaaacgggttcgggtcaggttGCAGGGTTTGTGATAGACATGTTTTGTACTTGCATGATAGATGTGGCTAATGAGTTTGATGTTGCAACCTATGTGTTCTTCACTTCTAATGCTTCTTTTCTTGGATTTAAATTCTTTATCCAGACATTCAACGATGAGCAAAACCAAGACGTTGTTGAGTTGGGCCACTCGGACACCGAGATAACCGTTCCAACGTTTGTCAAACCGATGCCCACGAAGGTCTTTCCGACCGTGTTCCAGACCAGAGAGACTGTAGACATTGTTTTGTCAGCCGTGCGGAGAATGAGAGATGTCAAAGCAATAATTGTTAATTCGTTTTTGGAAGTGGAAACACACGCAATTGAGTCGTTGTCTGCTGACAACACCATCCCACCGGTGTATCCGGTGGGACCCATACTCAACCTAGAAGGTGGTACGGGTGGTGGTGGAAAACCATTGGATGATGACGTCATCAAGTGGTTGGATAACCAACCGCCTTCGTCGGTTATATTCTTGTGTTTTGGGAGTATGGGTAATTTTGATGAGGTTCAAGTGAAGGAGATAGCACGTGCTTTAGAGCAGAGTGGTGTGCGTTTCGTGTGGTCGTTACGCAAGCCTCCGCCAGATAAAACATCTCATGTCACGATAGAGTACGAGGATTTTAGAGTGGTTTTGCCGGAAGGGTTTTTAGAGCGAACGGTTGGAATAGGGAAAGTCATTGGTTGGGCCCCACAGGTGGCGGTACTGGGTCACCGTGCAGTTGGAGGGTTCGTGTCCCACTGTGGGTGGAACTCGTTGTTGGAGAGTTTGTGGTTCAGTGTGCCAGTGGCAACATGGCCTATGTATGCTGAGCAGCAGATCAATGCGTTTGAAATGGTAGTGGAGCTAGGATTGTCGGTGGAAATCAAATTGGATTATAAAAGGGATTCGTTTATCCCTATGGCAGAATCAGTTGTGGTACCGGCGGAGGAGATAGAAACTGGGATAGGACGGCTGATGGAGGATGATTTGGTGAGGGCGAAAGTGAAAAAGATGAGTGAGAAGAGCAGATCAACGGTGCTGGAGGGTGGTTCATCGTATGCGTATTTTGGTTCTCTTATTCAAGATTTGATAACAAACATCTCTTAA